In a single window of the Salvelinus namaycush isolate Seneca chromosome 18, SaNama_1.0, whole genome shotgun sequence genome:
- the LOC120063266 gene encoding golgin subfamily A member 3-like isoform X2, with protein MENHNSVIAEMETTNVEIHQLDLIPQSKEGGADSVMSDAQLLKKGEPTASGDVLNGFVKADVVPNGERVAEGPRPTAGGDGRPNGPLPPPAPPAAQGTSPPVSPQSKEPSQGVAAIPPPPMLEKSEGASAEGPAHKGDALQSLKLSMPMQETELSDKEPSLEMENEEKIRRDARRRLEEQLKQYRVQRHKETSHRSTPKSRSGFSTLDPDLMMHPEALPRASTTSMTTEYSFLRTSVPRGPKLGSLGIPPAKERMSRSPRTSKIHSLADYKTLEPAGGTSDGGGGGGVRTSEDPSMGSLGSNLSSVSTLSEVSMMSEVGSVEMTSLEALLGSSISLQDNTLEVDAGSESGMGSRPGGDGDDSSTYSSVSTSTGGTGTYGMLAEAVGRQRGNYMVEGREIVPEAMGNFPSLQEVLQAASDEQHLLEQDREGTGGPRSRRDSFSSSVSLESSVMGHDEMLQVLKEKMRLEGQLESLSSEANQALKEKTELQAKLATVNAQLQAQVEQSHASQEKQSSLNKEVSTLRQSCFQLERAMVELQGNLESKNAGLASLGNDLQVAEEQYQRLMGKVEEMQQNVTSRDNAVQELRQQMGGLQTQLQQVQLERTTLQSRLKTSQAEIISLQQVRQWYQQQLALAQEARVRLQGEMVNMQAGQMTQIGALEHLKLENVTLSHQLTQTQHRSIKEKERIAVQLQSIEADMMTQEAAYQQIQDAKSMVEDDLRHKLDEFEEEREHLQKLANAASSLERELEQMKVTLSQKDLQLEALQKEHLELMRQLTATQESLHTKEQSINQLEARYLELEATLAELQTETNAKDENIQYLQNEKIVLEVALQAARADKSQLDEGAERLGEEVLVASDVLDQLRQEVQVKSSQVMVEAYRRDASSKEQLISELKSTKKRLVSEVKGLKQELLEAHGEKQKAELEQSRLQTEVVRVQQQMNSLENHLQFVQTERDQLESQIQSLQFDQSQQAAVTEENEGLKKQVDLMQSEARKAISEQKVRMKRLGTDLTSAQKDMKAKHKAYENAVGILSRRLQEALADKETTEAELVKLKAQVSDGGNNQALQDKIEALQSEHQAVSHSKAMLEKELQEVISLTSTELEELQEKVMELEDELQEARCFKRRIRRLEDANKKLSLELEHEKGKLTGLGQSHNALREHTNILETALAKREADLVQLNLQVQAVLKRKEEEDQQMKQLVQTLQVALEKEKAKVKDLKEQVAAAKAEAAHNRRHYRAAMLELCEIKKDLQAKEELVKALHSEAHKLQAQDEKHSQEVSRFQEELSEAHSQLQILQKQLDEQLSKQPLTNQEVEDLKWEVEQRQREIEAQRQQLELVEQCSQRELDSLQTALQGIKVELESVQEELSSTRKDKFMLQAKVGELRNSMKTVLLQNQQLKLDLKQNRLRKQRMEPSNPSNPVTPVKIPDCPVPASLLDELLKPSASVNKEPLNNLHNCLRQLKHEMDNLQKQMEEHTVTVHESMTSWTNAEEELTRLGVPLENDSITSPPLNQVDRNGGAEEEAQPS; from the exons ATGGAAAACCACAACTCAGTCATTGCTGAGATGGAGACAACCAATGTAGAAATCCATCAACTAGACCTGATACCACAGTCCAAAGAGGGTGGTGCTGATTCTGTGATGAGTGACGCTCAGCTACTGAAGAAAGGAGAGCCGACAGCGTCGGGGGATGTTCTTAATG GTTTTGTTAAGGCAGACGTGGTGCCAAATGGAGAACGAGTAGCAGAGGGCCCGCGGCCAACCGCAGGAGGGGACGGCCGTCCAAATGGCCCCCTGCCGCCTCCCGCGCCCCCTGCTGCCCAGGGCACCAGCCCACCTGTCAGCCCCCAGTCCAAAGAGCCATCCCAAGGTGTGGCCGCTATCCCCCCACCACCCATGCTAGAGAAGTCTGAGGGAGCTAGTGCTGAGGGCCCTGCTCACAAGGGTGATGCATTGCAGTCACTCAAACTGAGTATGCCTATGCAGGAGACGGAATTGT CTGACAAAGAGCCATCACTGGAGATGGAGAATGAGGAGAAGATCCGCCGTGATGCTCGCCGACGGCTGGAGGAGCAGCTCAAACAGTACAGAGTGCAAAGGCACAAGGAGACG tccCACCGCTCCACCCCAAAGAGCCGCAGTGGGTTCAGCACTCTGGACCCAGACCTAATGATGCACCCAGAGGCTCTTCCCCGGGCCAGCACCACCTCCATGACCACCGAGTACTCCTTCCTGCGAACCAGCGTCCCCCGGGGCCCTAAGCTGGGCAGCCTGGGCATTCCACCAGCCAAGGAAAGAATGTCACGATCACCCCGCACCAGCAAGATCCACTCACTGGCCGATTACAAGACCCTCGAGCCAGCAGGGGGCACTAGTGATGGTGGAGGCGGTGGTGGGGTCAGAACGTCTGAAGACCCCTCCATGGGCTCCCTGGGGTCCAACCTGAGCTCTGTATCCACCCTGTCCGAGGTCAGCATGATGTCAGAGGTTGGCTCTGTGGAGATGACCTCTTTGGAGGCCCTGCTGGGGTCATCAATATCTCTCCAGGACAACACCTTGGAGGTGGATGCCGGCAGCGAGTCAGGTATGGGGTCGCGGCCTGGTGGAGATGGGGATGACAGCTCTACTTACAGCAGCGTGTCCACCTCCACCGGGGGCACTGGGACCTATGGCATGCTGGCTGAAGCAGTGGGCAGGCAGAGAGGGAACTACATGGTGGAGGGCAGGGAGATTGTTCCGGAGGCCATGGGCAACTTCCCATCACTGCAGGAGGTCCTGCAGGCTGCCAGCGATGAACAGCACCTGCTGGAGCAGGACAGGGAGGGGACCGGGGGACCACGCAGCCGCAGGGACAGCTTCTCCAGCAG TGTGTCATTGGAGAGCTCTGTGATGGGACATGACGAAATGCTCCAGGTTCTGAAGGAGAAGATGAGACTGGAGGGCCAGCTAGAGTCTCTGTCTTCTGAGGCCAACCAG GCTCTGAAAGAGAAGACTGAGCTCCAGGCCAAGCTGGCTACAGTCAACGCCCAGCTGCAGGCCCAGGTGGAGCAGTCCCATGCCAGCCAAGAGAAGCAGAGCTCCCTCAACAAGGAAGTGTCCACCCTGCGCCAGAGCTGCTTCCAGCTGGAGAGGGCCATGGTGGAGCTGCAGGGCAACCTGGAGAGCAAGAACGCTGGCCTGGCCTCGCTGGGCAACGACCTGCAGGTGGCTGAGGAGCAATACCAGAGACTCATGGGGAAGGTAGAGGAGATGCAACAGAATGTGACCTCCAGGGATAACGCTG TTCAGGAGTTGCGTCAGCAGATGGGTGGTCTCCAGACTCAGCTCCAGCAGGTCCAGCTAGAGCGCACCACCCTGCAGAGCAGGTTGAAGACCTCCCAGGCAGAGATCATCTCGCTGCAGCAGGTCCGCCAGTGGTACCAGCAGCAGCTAGCGCTGGCCCAGGAGGCTCGGGTCCGACTCCAGGGCGAAATGGTCAACATGCag GCTGGGCAGATGACCCAGATTGGTGCCTTGGAGCACCTGAAGCTGGAGAACGTGACTCTGTCCCACCAGCTGACACAAACCCAGCATCGCTCAATCAAAGAGAAGGAACGCATTGCTGTACAGCTGCAGAGTATTGAG GCTGACATGATGACCCAGGAAGCTGCCTATCAGCAGATACAGGATGCCAAGAGCATGGTGGAGGATGATCTTCGGCACAAACTGGACGAGTTTGAGGAGGAGCGAGAGCACTTACAGAAACTGGCCAACGCCGCCAGCTCTCTGGAGAGAGAACTAGAGCAG ATGAAGGTGACCCTATCCCAGAAGGACCTGCAGCTGGAGGCCCTCCAGAAGGAGCATCTGGAGCTGATGAGACAGCTGACAGCCACTCAGGAGAGCCTTCACACCAAAGAGCAGTCCATCAACCAGCTGGAGGCCCGCTACCTGGAGCTGGAGGCTACGCTGGCAGAGCTGCAGACAGAGACCAACGCCAAGGATGAGAACATCCAGTATCTGCAGAATGAGAAGATCGTGCTGGAGGTGGCCCTCCAGGCAGCCAGAGCTGATAAAAGTCAGCTGGACGAGGGGGCGGAGAGGCTGGGGGAGGAGGTGCTGGTGGCCTCAGATGTCCTTGATCAGCTCAGGCAGGAGGTCCAAGTCAAATCCTCACAG GTGATGGTGGAGGCATATCGGCGGGATGCCAGCTCCAAGGAGCAGCTCATCAGCGAGCTGAAGTCAACTAAGAAGCGTCTGGTGTCGGAGGTGAAGGGACTGAAGCAAGAGCTGCTGGAGGCCCATGGGGAGAAACAGAAAGCTGAGCTGGAGCAGAGCCGGCTGCAGACGGAAGTGGTCCGGGTCCAGCAGCAGATGAACAGCCTGGAGAACCACCTGCAGTTTGTGCAGACCGAGAGGGATCAGCTGGAGTCTCAGATACAG TCCCTGCAGTTTGACCAGAGCCAGCAAGCAGCAGTGACGGAGGAGAATGAGGGCCTGAAGAAACAGGTGGACCTGATGCAGTCTGAAGCCAGGAA GGCCATCTCAGAGCAGAAGGTGAGAATGAAGCGGCTGGGGACAGATTTGACCAGCGCGCAGAAGGATATGAAGGCCAAGCACAAGGCCTATGAGAACGCAGTGGGCATCCTGAGTCGCAGGCTCCAAGAAGCCCTGGCCGACAAGGAGACTACCGAGGCAGAGCTGGTCAAACTCAAGGCCCAGGTCTCAGATGGCGGCAACAACCAGGCCCTGCAG GATAAGATTGAGGCTCTGCAGAGTGAACACCAGGCTGTGAGCCACAGCAAAGCCATGCTGGAGAAGGAGCTTCAGGAGGTCATCTCCCTCACCAGCACTGAGCTGGAAGAGTTACAGGAGAAAGTAATGGAGCTAGAAGATGAG CTGCAGGAGGCGCGATGCTTCAAGAGGAGGATTAGACGACTGGAAGACGCCAACAAGAAGTTATCCCTGGAGCTGGAGCATGAGAAAGGGAAGTTGACGGGACTGGGGCAGTCCCATAATGCACTGCGGGAGCATACCAATATTCTAGAGACTGCCCTGGCCAAGAGAGAGGCCGACCTGGTCCAGCTCAACCTCCAG GTGCAAGCTGTACTAAAACGCAAAGAGGAGGAAGACCAGCAGATGAAACAGCTGGTCCAGACACTACAGGTCGCCTTGGAGAAGGAGAAAGCCAAAGTCAAGGACCTGAAAGAGCAG GTGGCAGCAGCTAAGGCAGAGGCTGCCCACAACAGGCGACATTACAGGGCAGCCATGCTGGAGCTGTGTGAGATCAAGAAGGACCTGCAGGCCAAAGAAGAGCTGGTCAAAGCCCTGCACAGCGAGGCACACAAACTACA GGCTCAGGATGAGAAACACTCTCAGGAGGTGTCCAGGTTCCAGGAGGAGCTATCAGAGGCCCACTCCCAGCTCCAGATCCTCCAGAAACAGCTGGATGAACAGCTTAGCAAGCAGCCCCTCACCAACCAGGAG GTTGAGGATTTGAAGTGGGAGGTGGAGCAGAGGCAGAGGGAGATCGAGGCCCAGAGACAGCAGCTGGAACTGGTGGAGCAGTGCAGCCAGAGGGAGCTGGACAGCCTGCAGACAgctctacag GGCATTAAGGTGGAGTTGGAGTCTGTGCAGGAGGAACTGAGCAGCACCAGAAAGGATAAGTTCATGCTGCAGGCCAAGGTGGGGGAGCTGAGGAACAGCATGAAGACTGTTCTGCTGCAGAACCAGCAGCTCAAACTGGACCTCAAACAGAACCGCCTCCGAAAG CAGAGGATGGAGCCATCGAACCCATCAAATCCAGTGACCCCGGTGAAGATCCCAGACTGCCCTGTGCCTGCCTCCCTGCTGGATGAGTTGCTCAAGCCCTCTGCCTCCGTCAACAAGGAGCCCCTCAATAACCTGCACAACTGTCTGCGCCAGCTCAA GCATGAGATGGACAACCTTCAGAAACAAATGGAGGAGCACACAGTCACCGTGCACGAGTCCATGACGTCATGGACTAACGCAGAGGAGGAATTGACTCGACTGGGGGTGCCGCTGGAGAATGACTCCATAACATCTCCCCCTCTAAACCAGGTGGACCGTAATGGAGGAGCGGAGGAGGAGGCACAGCCATCGTAA